Proteins found in one Clostridiaceae bacterium genomic segment:
- a CDS encoding dihydrodipicolinate synthase family protein, producing the protein MMKGGFITALGTPFDKNGILMEKSFAKHVEDQVEFGALALLVMGSMGIEPYIKNSEYGKTAKVAVDAAKGRCPVYVGVMDTSVGRVKDRIDALYGLKIDGVVSTVPYYYAVTQDEAVEFYKSIAAYSKYPVYMYDLGVVTQTRISFDSVMKLVKVPGIKGIKTGDPILARKLIRELGEDSGFDIFFSGLDLFDMAYKFGLKANLDGMFACTGPIASNMYKALENEDFASAGKCLDDILEIRDTMATVKIFPAFTYIMNRLGYEGIFHPDYIPSLPEGKVEVLDAVLKKCGMI; encoded by the coding sequence ATGATGAAGGGCGGTTTTATTACTGCATTAGGAACACCTTTTGATAAAAATGGAATACTTATGGAGAAAAGCTTTGCCAAGCATGTAGAGGACCAGGTGGAGTTCGGGGCTCTGGCTCTGCTTGTAATGGGTTCAATGGGAATTGAACCTTATATAAAGAATTCTGAATATGGCAAAACGGCAAAAGTAGCAGTTGATGCTGCAAAAGGCCGCTGCCCGGTATATGTAGGCGTTATGGACACTTCGGTGGGTAGAGTAAAGGACAGAATTGATGCTCTTTATGGATTGAAAATTGACGGAGTAGTATCCACAGTACCTTATTATTATGCGGTAACCCAGGATGAAGCTGTAGAGTTCTACAAATCTATTGCTGCATATTCAAAATATCCTGTATATATGTATGATTTGGGAGTAGTAACGCAAACAAGGATTTCATTTGACTCTGTAATGAAACTTGTAAAAGTTCCCGGAATAAAAGGTATTAAAACAGGAGATCCCATTCTTGCCAGAAAATTAATCAGAGAACTTGGGGAAGACAGTGGTTTTGATATTTTCTTCAGCGGACTTGATCTCTTTGACATGGCCTACAAGTTTGGTTTGAAGGCAAATCTGGACGGCATGTTTGCCTGCACAGGGCCTATTGCGTCTAATATGTACAAAGCTTTAGAAAATGAAGACTTTGCAAGCGCAGGCAAATGCCTGGATGATATCCTTGAAATTAGGGATACCATGGCAACTGTCAAGATATTTCCGGCTTTCACATATATAATGAACAGGCTTGGATACGAGGGAATATTCCATCCGGATTATATACCATCCCTTCCGGAAGGAAAGGTTGAAGTCCTGGATGCTGTTCTTAAGAAGTGCGGAATGATTTAA
- a CDS encoding TrkH family potassium uptake protein gives MNYGIIAKAIGSLLIVEAVLMLPPFFIAGYYDGQHEVKAFALSIILTAVAGFLITRVPKRSSNIRIREGIAIVSLGWILVSFFGSLPFIFSGSILSFADAFFETVSGFTTTGATVVADIESLPYGILFWRSFTIWIGGMGILVLTLAVLPAMGVGDYQIFKAETPGPIAGKIVPRIKDTAKILYIIYLGITVIEIILLVIGGMNLFDSTLHAFSTVGTGGFSTKNTSISFYNNTYIYMVISIFMLISGVNFSLYYATLKGRWREALKNEELWFYLGVVTVCTVLIAWSINGSIYKNIGESIKHSLFQVSSIITTTGYTTADYDTWTPFSKAILFMLLFFGPCAGSTGGAIKSIRVLALIKLIKREVNKVLHPRAVIPVKINKSALSQETLSGISSFFILYIFIFILGTLALTIEGKSLVTAASAAAATIGNIGPGFELVGPSRNFADFSDFGKYLMCGLMLMGRLELFRVIVMFSPRFWRGEL, from the coding sequence GTGAACTATGGAATCATAGCAAAGGCAATAGGTAGCCTGTTAATTGTTGAGGCTGTATTAATGCTGCCTCCTTTTTTCATTGCGGGGTATTATGATGGACAACATGAAGTTAAAGCTTTTGCCCTATCAATCATATTAACTGCAGTTGCAGGCTTTTTGATTACCAGAGTGCCGAAAAGAAGCAGCAATATTAGAATAAGGGAAGGAATAGCAATTGTATCATTAGGCTGGATACTGGTATCGTTTTTTGGTTCTTTGCCTTTTATTTTTTCCGGAAGTATACTATCTTTTGCTGATGCTTTTTTTGAAACTGTTTCAGGATTTACTACAACAGGAGCCACTGTAGTTGCAGATATAGAGTCTTTACCTTATGGAATTCTTTTCTGGAGATCTTTTACCATCTGGATCGGAGGCATGGGTATACTTGTGCTTACCCTTGCAGTTCTTCCTGCCATGGGAGTTGGAGACTACCAGATATTTAAAGCTGAAACTCCGGGGCCAATAGCAGGTAAAATAGTTCCCAGAATAAAGGATACGGCTAAAATCTTGTATATTATATATTTGGGCATTACAGTGATTGAGATTATTCTATTGGTAATTGGCGGAATGAATCTTTTTGATTCAACATTGCATGCTTTTTCAACAGTAGGAACAGGAGGATTTTCAACTAAAAATACAAGCATAAGTTTTTATAATAACACCTATATTTATATGGTTATTTCAATTTTTATGCTAATTTCCGGAGTGAATTTTTCCTTGTATTATGCCACCCTTAAAGGAAGATGGAGAGAGGCTTTAAAGAATGAAGAATTGTGGTTTTACCTGGGAGTAGTAACTGTATGTACTGTTCTTATTGCTTGGAGCATTAACGGCAGTATATATAAAAATATAGGAGAATCAATTAAACATTCATTGTTTCAGGTATCTTCAATCATCACAACTACGGGGTATACAACTGCAGACTATGATACATGGACTCCTTTCAGCAAAGCTATACTTTTTATGCTTTTATTTTTTGGACCATGTGCAGGTTCAACAGGAGGAGCAATAAAAAGTATTAGAGTACTGGCCCTAATAAAACTTATAAAAAGAGAAGTAAACAAAGTACTTCATCCGAGAGCCGTAATACCTGTTAAAATTAATAAAAGCGCTTTATCTCAGGAAACATTAAGTGGAATATCCAGCTTTTTTATTTTATATATATTTATATTTATATTGGGAACTCTTGCATTGACTATTGAAGGCAAAAGCCTGGTTACAGCTGCAAGTGCGGCTGCAGCTACTATTGGAAATATAGGACCAGGTTTTGAATTAGTGGGACCTTCACGCAATTTTGCCGATTTTAGTGATTTTGGAAAGTATCTTATGTGCGGCCTTATGCTTATGGGAAGACTTGAATTGTTCAGAGTGATTGTAATGTTTTCTCCCAGGTTTTGGAGGGGTGAATTATAG
- the trkA gene encoding Trk system potassium transporter TrkA, with protein sequence MKILIVGAGKLGYKIASAISTTSADITVVDNDAEVLDKVREHLDVLTIKASGVQIEALQNINIGTFDLAIAVTDSDETNIIVCSLAKKLGCKKTIARIRGPEYSQQKSFLMSIMGIDYAVNPELATANEIIRYLLRGYTFYAEDFAEGKVLMIDFNASNIKDFIGKKLKELDISGLLVAAISRNGEVIIPHGESQILDGDVLYIIGNRDSINQFSKKCKTSLPAKYVKKVMILGGGKIGYYLAENLIRLGMQVKIIEQDKSRCEYLSEKLENALVICGDGSDLTLLEEEGINIMDAFVGVTGYDEENLLMTLMAKRLGVKKAVAKVSKSSYAHIIERLGVDVALNPLDITASDILRFIRGGRTVSVSLLLGGQAEVTEIIADEDMPIVGKRIADLGLPKGIIIGAVSHKGKVFIPNGNSVIYPGDRFVVLCLPSAFLALEAFFKPSKGGLFSELWNHSKGNR encoded by the coding sequence GTGAAAATATTAATAGTTGGAGCAGGAAAACTTGGCTACAAAATTGCCAGCGCCATATCAACTACCAGTGCAGATATTACTGTGGTTGACAATGATGCTGAAGTGCTGGATAAAGTTAGAGAACATCTGGATGTATTGACAATAAAAGCCAGCGGGGTACAGATTGAAGCTCTGCAAAATATTAATATTGGTACTTTTGATTTGGCGATAGCTGTTACTGATAGTGATGAGACAAATATTATAGTATGTTCATTGGCAAAAAAGCTGGGCTGCAAAAAGACAATAGCAAGGATCAGAGGCCCCGAGTATTCCCAGCAGAAAAGTTTCCTTATGAGCATCATGGGTATTGACTATGCAGTAAATCCTGAACTTGCAACTGCAAACGAAATAATTAGATATTTACTCAGGGGTTATACCTTTTATGCAGAGGATTTTGCTGAAGGCAAAGTATTAATGATAGATTTTAATGCATCCAATATAAAAGATTTTATTGGTAAGAAGTTAAAGGAACTTGATATAAGTGGTTTACTGGTTGCTGCAATATCGAGAAACGGAGAGGTTATCATCCCCCATGGTGAAAGCCAGATATTGGACGGGGATGTACTATATATTATTGGCAACCGGGACAGCATCAACCAATTTTCTAAGAAATGCAAAACATCCTTGCCCGCCAAATATGTTAAAAAGGTAATGATTTTAGGAGGAGGGAAAATTGGGTATTACCTTGCAGAGAATCTTATCCGGCTTGGAATGCAGGTAAAGATTATTGAACAGGATAAAAGCCGCTGTGAGTATCTATCGGAGAAATTGGAGAATGCCCTGGTGATTTGCGGCGATGGATCAGATTTAACTCTTCTGGAGGAAGAAGGTATCAATATAATGGATGCCTTTGTTGGAGTAACAGGCTATGATGAAGAAAATCTGCTGATGACACTTATGGCAAAGCGACTGGGAGTTAAGAAAGCCGTTGCAAAGGTAAGTAAAAGCAGTTATGCCCATATTATTGAAAGATTGGGAGTGGATGTGGCTTTAAATCCTTTAGATATAACTGCCAGTGATATACTGAGATTCATAAGAGGAGGAAGAACTGTCTCAGTATCTCTTCTCTTAGGAGGACAGGCAGAGGTAACTGAAATAATTGCAGATGAAGATATGCCAATAGTAGGCAAACGAATTGCTGATCTGGGGCTTCCAAAGGGAATAATAATCGGAGCAGTTTCCCACAAAGGAAAAGTTTTTATTCCCAACGGAAATTCTGTTATTTATCCAGGAGACAGATTTGTAGTGTTATGTCTTCCTTCAGCCTTTTTAGCGCTGGAAGCTTTTTTTAAGCCTTCTAAAGGAGGTTTGTTCAGTGAACTATGGAATCATAGCAAAGGCAATAGGTAG
- a CDS encoding peptide transporter codes for MHNSGMNERTFAGVHQLSLRSIIIGAIGSLIITASSMYIALRMGALPWPTIFVAVLSMALLKMLGKTTQNEINITQTGMSAGAMVAGGLAFTIPGLWILGIWNGAEALEQHFWKVLAIAFSGMILGSILTWYLRPKFVEEDNLPYPIGAAAAETIITGDAGGKKSAVLFGTMGFSAVFTLLRDSLGWIPGALSSKWLYAKNIFAGIWLSPMAVGIGYMIGSLYTGVWFLGGVISYLLIIPLGVLLGIFSSVDAASAFKNTAGIGLMVGTGIGILISYIISAVKKGKEKGNSTTASGNKNIRNSGHSGKKINFLITIISTGIAFVLSVVSGLNVVPSILLIAGVFLASTMAATITGQTGINPMEIFGIIILLAVRLFVEVDATGAFFIAACVAVACGYAGDLLNDYKTGQVLGTNPVAQLISQVVGGIVGTVVASLSMFAIINQFGGVGPDKGLTAAQAFAVSQMVDGIGDPAVFAVAAAIGVLFYLLKVPSMTLGIGLYLPFEITTAVFLGGLIRLVTDRFYSKVSDSGNVAASGFLGGEGITGVTVAIIKMIIGG; via the coding sequence ATGCATAACAGTGGAATGAATGAAAGAACATTTGCCGGTGTTCACCAGTTATCATTAAGAAGCATAATAATAGGTGCCATTGGTTCCCTTATAATTACCGCCAGTTCAATGTATATTGCACTTAGGATGGGCGCTCTTCCATGGCCAACTATATTTGTTGCCGTTTTGTCAATGGCGCTGCTTAAAATGTTAGGTAAAACAACTCAAAATGAAATAAATATAACCCAAACAGGTATGTCTGCCGGTGCAATGGTGGCAGGAGGCCTTGCCTTCACTATCCCGGGTCTGTGGATTCTGGGCATCTGGAATGGAGCAGAAGCCCTGGAACAGCATTTCTGGAAGGTTCTTGCCATAGCTTTTTCCGGAATGATATTAGGCTCAATTCTTACATGGTATCTGCGGCCTAAGTTTGTTGAAGAGGATAATCTTCCCTATCCAATAGGAGCTGCTGCTGCCGAAACAATTATTACAGGAGATGCGGGAGGCAAAAAGTCAGCTGTTCTTTTTGGAACCATGGGATTTTCAGCTGTATTTACTTTGCTTCGTGACAGTCTCGGCTGGATTCCCGGAGCTCTATCGTCTAAATGGCTTTATGCCAAGAACATTTTTGCAGGCATATGGCTATCTCCAATGGCTGTAGGAATTGGTTATATGATAGGCTCACTCTATACCGGTGTGTGGTTTCTCGGAGGAGTTATATCCTATTTACTGATAATCCCACTGGGTGTTTTGCTGGGCATTTTCTCTTCGGTTGATGCTGCCTCAGCCTTCAAAAACACTGCAGGAATTGGCCTCATGGTAGGAACAGGTATAGGAATACTAATATCATATATCATCTCCGCTGTAAAGAAAGGCAAGGAAAAGGGAAACAGCACCACAGCTTCAGGAAATAAAAACATTAGAAATTCCGGTCATTCGGGTAAAAAGATAAATTTCTTGATTACAATTATATCCACAGGTATTGCTTTTGTTCTGTCTGTAGTTTCAGGACTTAATGTTGTTCCTTCCATACTTCTCATAGCAGGTGTATTTTTAGCTTCAACCATGGCTGCCACAATTACCGGCCAGACGGGAATAAATCCGATGGAGATTTTCGGCATAATTATTCTTCTTGCTGTACGCCTTTTCGTGGAAGTTGACGCTACAGGAGCTTTCTTTATCGCAGCCTGTGTGGCTGTGGCCTGTGGTTATGCAGGAGATCTTCTCAATGATTATAAGACAGGGCAGGTACTTGGCACAAATCCTGTTGCACAGTTGATTTCCCAGGTGGTCGGAGGAATTGTAGGAACTGTTGTAGCTTCATTGTCAATGTTTGCAATAATAAACCAATTCGGAGGGGTTGGTCCTGATAAAGGCCTTACCGCGGCCCAGGCATTCGCAGTAAGCCAGATGGTAGACGGAATTGGAGATCCTGCCGTATTCGCAGTTGCTGCAGCTATCGGGGTTTTATTCTACCTTCTGAAGGTTCCTTCAATGACATTAGGAATAGGTCTATACCTTCCTTTTGAAATTACCACTGCAGTATTCTTAGGTGGTCTGATCCGGTTAGTAACAGACCGGTTTTATAGCAAAGTTTCGGATTCTGGAAATGTGGCGGCTTCAGGTTTTCTTGGAGGCGAGGGAATAACCGGGGTTACCGTGGCAATTATAAAGATGATTATTGGCGGATGA
- the coaW gene encoding type II pantothenate kinase, whose protein sequence is MSRVIGIDIGGSTTKIVGFHEGEIFSAMLVRATDPVASVYGALGKFMSTNKLQLSDIKKVVTTGVGSSFISEDLYGIPTSKIDEFKAIGMGGLFLSKLDRAIVVSMGTGTALVMADENGAKHIGGTGVGGGTLLGLSNRMLNVRNFSDLIEAAQGGNLSNVDLTIGDISHDIVGNMPPHTTASNFGKISDLASRADIAMGIINLVFQTIGMLSVFATKIHSTKDVVLTGNLTNVPQAKEIFNNLSDLFGVTFHIPDKAEYATAVGAAIS, encoded by the coding sequence ATAAGCAGAGTTATTGGTATTGATATCGGTGGAAGTACCACTAAGATTGTAGGATTCCATGAAGGAGAAATATTTAGTGCAATGCTGGTTAGGGCAACTGATCCTGTGGCATCCGTCTATGGAGCCCTGGGGAAATTTATGAGCACTAATAAACTCCAGCTTTCTGATATTAAGAAGGTTGTAACAACAGGTGTAGGTTCATCATTTATCAGCGAAGACTTATATGGTATACCTACCAGCAAAATTGACGAATTTAAAGCTATCGGAATGGGCGGGTTATTCTTAAGCAAGCTGGACAGAGCCATAGTGGTCAGCATGGGCACCGGAACAGCTCTAGTTATGGCTGATGAAAACGGAGCAAAACATATAGGGGGTACTGGTGTCGGAGGAGGAACTTTATTAGGGCTTTCAAACAGGATGCTAAATGTAAGAAACTTCAGTGACTTAATTGAAGCAGCCCAGGGAGGAAATCTTTCTAATGTAGACCTTACTATCGGAGACATTTCTCATGATATAGTGGGAAACATGCCGCCCCACACCACAGCATCTAATTTTGGGAAAATAAGCGATCTTGCATCAAGAGCTGATATTGCCATGGGCATCATCAATCTGGTTTTCCAAACCATTGGCATGCTCTCGGTTTTTGCAACCAAAATACACAGTACAAAGGACGTTGTTCTAACAGGCAACCTCACAAATGTGCCACAAGCAAAAGAAATATTCAACAACCTCTCAGACCTGTTTGGCGTAACCTTCCACATACCCGATAAGGCTGAATATGCCACAGCCGTCGGCGCCGCAATAAGTTAA
- a CDS encoding spermidine/putrescine ABC transporter substrate-binding protein — protein MKVFSIILVIALAASLFAGCGGSNKVTLRVYNWGDYIDESVIDEFEDKYGIDVIYDTFDTNESMYVKLKGGGSTYDVAFPSDYMIERLIKEDLVEKIDFNNIPNYKYIEDRFKNLAYDPNNEYSVPYMWGTVGIVYNKNMVNEPVDSWRIMWDKKYEKKIFMLDSSRDSIGAALKMLGYSLNSRDKNELEEAKQALMEQKPLVLSYAGDEVKDSMIAEQGALALVWSGDAVYMKRENPNLEYVIPKEGSNLWFDAMVIPKGSKNKKEAEMFINFMCEPEIAYRNTMYIGYSTPHSEAKKMLPEDVLNDRTAYPTDEELEKCEVFVSLSDFVKEYDRIWTEIKAK, from the coding sequence ATGAAGGTATTCAGCATTATTTTGGTGATTGCTTTGGCGGCATCCCTTTTTGCAGGCTGCGGTGGCAGTAATAAGGTAACTCTTAGGGTTTATAACTGGGGAGATTATATTGATGAGTCTGTTATAGATGAATTTGAAGATAAATATGGCATTGATGTTATATATGATACATTTGATACAAATGAATCCATGTATGTAAAGCTTAAAGGTGGCGGAAGTACTTATGATGTGGCTTTTCCTTCTGATTATATGATTGAGAGGCTTATAAAAGAGGATCTGGTTGAGAAGATTGATTTTAATAATATACCGAATTATAAGTATATAGAGGATCGTTTTAAGAATCTGGCCTATGATCCTAATAATGAATACTCAGTTCCATATATGTGGGGAACTGTTGGAATTGTGTATAACAAGAATATGGTTAATGAGCCTGTTGACAGCTGGAGGATAATGTGGGACAAAAAGTATGAAAAGAAGATTTTTATGCTTGACAGCAGTAGAGACTCAATTGGAGCTGCTTTAAAAATGCTGGGATATTCTCTTAACAGCAGAGATAAGAATGAACTTGAGGAAGCAAAGCAGGCTCTTATGGAGCAGAAACCTTTGGTGCTTTCATATGCAGGAGACGAGGTTAAGGATAGCATGATTGCTGAACAGGGGGCTCTTGCTCTTGTTTGGTCGGGAGATGCCGTATATATGAAGAGGGAAAATCCGAATCTGGAATATGTAATCCCCAAGGAAGGCAGCAACCTGTGGTTTGACGCAATGGTAATTCCAAAAGGCAGCAAGAATAAAAAAGAAGCTGAAATGTTTATAAACTTTATGTGCGAGCCTGAGATAGCCTATAGGAATACTATGTATATTGGTTATTCAACTCCTCATTCGGAGGCAAAAAAGATGCTTCCCGAAGATGTGCTTAATGACAGAACGGCATATCCAACAGACGAAGAACTTGAGAAATGTGAGGTATTTGTGTCACTTTCAGATTTTGTGAAAGAATACGACAGAATCTGGACAGAGATCAAAGCAAAATAG
- a CDS encoding ABC transporter permease produces MVSRIAKKMYLYIIFLFLYAPIVVLVIYSFNESKSRGRWGGFTLKWYYELFKDRDLISPLYNTLMIAFLSSVIAVVFGTAAAIGINNMKKFKKAFVMNLTYIPVLNPDIVTGVSLMLLFIFVRPLINLNLGFTTMLLAHITFNIPYVILSVLPKLKQLDKNMYEAALDLGATPFKALIKVIIPEIMPGIVTGFLLAFTLSIDDFVISFFTTSSGVSNLSIYVYSMARRGINPKINALSTLMFVTVLTLLLIVNRRTSRDEVKAKEMNK; encoded by the coding sequence ATGGTAAGCCGTATTGCTAAGAAAATGTATTTATATATAATATTCTTATTTCTGTATGCTCCAATAGTTGTGCTTGTGATATACTCTTTTAATGAGTCAAAGTCAAGAGGACGTTGGGGAGGATTTACTTTAAAGTGGTATTATGAGCTTTTCAAGGACAGGGATTTAATTTCACCTTTATATAATACCTTAATGATAGCATTTCTTTCTTCGGTTATTGCTGTTGTTTTTGGCACCGCTGCGGCAATAGGGATAAACAATATGAAGAAATTTAAGAAAGCTTTTGTTATGAATTTGACGTATATTCCTGTGCTGAATCCTGACATTGTAACAGGTGTGTCTCTCATGCTCCTCTTTATATTTGTCAGGCCTTTAATAAACTTGAATCTTGGATTTACAACTATGCTCCTGGCTCATATTACATTTAACATACCCTATGTAATATTGTCAGTTTTGCCGAAGCTAAAGCAGCTTGATAAAAATATGTATGAAGCGGCTTTGGATTTGGGGGCAACGCCCTTTAAGGCATTGATAAAAGTAATAATACCTGAAATAATGCCGGGTATTGTTACGGGATTTTTACTTGCTTTTACACTTTCAATAGATGATTTTGTAATTAGCTTTTTCACAACAAGCTCGGGAGTATCCAACCTTTCCATATATGTTTATTCGATGGCAAGGCGGGGTATAAATCCCAAAATCAACGCACTTTCAACTTTAATGTTTGTTACAGTGCTTACACTGTTATTAATTGTTAATAGAAGAACGTCGAGAGACGAAGTAAAAGCAAAGGAGATGAATAAATAA
- a CDS encoding ABC transporter permease, translating to MNKTWISYPYLLWMIIFIVVPLLLLIFYSFTIDTGSGIQFTLEHIRRLWDPIYLMVFLRSIGLALICTVICLIIGYPAALILASKEYRKKKALMMLFVIPMWMNFLLRTYAWMTLLEKNSVINVVLNFLRLPQMNILYTNQAVVLGMVYNFLPFMVLPIYSVLVKIDKSILEAAEDLGANYMVTLKRVILPLSIPGVISGITMVFMPAVTTFVISRLLGGGHYTLIGNLIEQQFIFVGDWNFGSAISFVLTVIILISMGIMRKYDKDNEGGAIW from the coding sequence ATGAATAAGACCTGGATTTCTTATCCGTATTTATTATGGATGATAATTTTTATTGTAGTACCCCTTTTGTTATTAATATTTTATAGCTTTACCATTGATACCGGAAGCGGAATACAGTTTACCCTTGAACATATAAGGAGATTGTGGGATCCTATATATTTAATGGTGTTCTTGAGATCTATAGGACTGGCGCTTATTTGTACAGTTATTTGTCTGATCATCGGGTACCCTGCAGCTTTAATTCTGGCAAGCAAAGAGTACAGAAAAAAGAAAGCTTTGATGATGTTGTTTGTTATTCCCATGTGGATGAATTTCCTTCTGAGGACATATGCATGGATGACATTGCTGGAAAAAAACAGCGTTATAAATGTTGTACTTAATTTTTTGCGTCTGCCCCAGATGAATATTCTTTACACAAATCAGGCGGTAGTTTTGGGAATGGTGTACAACTTCCTTCCATTTATGGTACTGCCTATTTATTCGGTACTGGTAAAGATAGATAAAAGTATTCTGGAGGCAGCTGAAGACCTGGGAGCAAATTATATGGTTACTTTAAAAAGAGTGATTCTTCCTTTGAGTATCCCGGGAGTTATATCAGGTATTACAATGGTTTTTATGCCTGCGGTAACTACCTTCGTTATTTCCAGGCTGTTGGGAGGAGGCCATTACACTCTTATCGGTAATTTGATTGAACAGCAGTTTATTTTTGTAGGAGACTGGAATTTTGGTTCCGCAATCTCCTTTGTACTGACAGTCATAATTCTGATCAGTATGGGTATAATGAGAAAATATGACAAGGACAATGAAGGGGGTGCTATATGGTAA